TGGCGCTCTCCACCGACGCCGCGTTCAGGTCCGGCATCTTCTGCCGCGCGATCTCTTCCACCTGCTTCTCGGTTACCTTGCCCACCTTCTCCTTGTTCGGCGTTCCCGAACCCTTGGCGATGCCCGCCGCCCGCTTCAGCAGCACCGCCGCGGGAGGCGTCTTGGTGATGAAGGTGAACGAGCGGTCGGTGTAGACCGTGATCACCACCGGGATGATCAGCCCGTCCAGTTCCTTGGCGCTGGTGCGCGCGTTGAACTGCTTACAGAACTCCATGATGTTGACCTGCGCCTGGCCCAGCGCCGGCCCCACTGGAGGCGCCGGCGTCGCCTTCCCCGCCGGTATCTGCAGCTTCACGCTTCCTGAGACTTTTTTCGCCGCCATGTCCTTGCCTTGCTCCTAAAAAGTGCCTGCCCGCCGCCGGCTACCGCCTGCTAGCTGCTTTTCTCTACTTGCCCGAATTCCAACTCCACCGGCGTGGACCGCCCGAAGATCGTCACCATCACCTTCAGCGTTTCCCGGTCCTCGTTCACCTCGTCCACCACTCCGGTGAAGCTGGCGAACGGTCCTTCGATGATCTTGACGGTCTCGTTCTTCTCGAACCGTACCTTGAGCTTGGGCTTTTCCCGCCCGGTCTCCACCCGGTAGACGATCTGGTTCACTTCCTCCTCGGAGAGCGGCGTCGGCTCGCTGGCCGTGCCCAGAAAACCGGTAACCCGGGGCGTGGACTTCACCATGTGCCAGACCTGGTCGCCATCCCCCCCGCTGCGAAACCCGGTCAGGTCCATCTCCACCAGCACGTAGCCGGGATAGAACATGCGCTCGGTCGTGTACTTCTTTCCCCCGCGCACCTCGGTCACCGGTTCGGTGGGAATCAGCACTCGCCCGATCTTCTCCTCCAGCTGGAACGCCTTCACCCGCGACTCCAGCGATTCCTTCACCTTGCGCTCGAACCCGCTATAGGTGTGCACGATGTACCACTTCATGTTCGGGTTCACCGGGCGCTCGGGTAGGACCTGTGGCGCTTCCGCCTCTTCCACCCCGTTGGGGGCGGACGCGGGCGCCGCGTTCTCCGCCTGCTCGGTCTTGTTCTCTTCGTTCAT
This Terriglobales bacterium DNA region includes the following protein-coding sequences:
- the rplK gene encoding 50S ribosomal protein L11, whose translation is MAAKKVSGSVKLQIPAGKATPAPPVGPALGQAQVNIMEFCKQFNARTSAKELDGLIIPVVITVYTDRSFTFITKTPPAAVLLKRAAGIAKGSGTPNKEKVGKVTEKQVEEIARQKMPDLNAASVESAIKSIKGTARSMGIEVVA
- the nusG gene encoding transcription termination/antitermination protein NusG — encoded protein: MNEENKTEQAENAAPASAPNGVEEAEAPQVLPERPVNPNMKWYIVHTYSGFERKVKESLESRVKAFQLEEKIGRVLIPTEPVTEVRGGKKYTTERMFYPGYVLVEMDLTGFRSGGDGDQVWHMVKSTPRVTGFLGTASEPTPLSEEEVNQIVYRVETGREKPKLKVRFEKNETVKIIEGPFASFTGVVDEVNEDRETLKVMVTIFGRSTPVELEFGQVEKSS